The DNA sequence TTGATTTTGTCGGCTCATATTGGTTTTGCAAAAACTTGCTATTagtatttctatgaaattttaatTGCTTGGActgtgaattattattattttttactccAGTTGTTACTTCAAAATTAGTCCTGGAAGCCAAGATAGCATCAGAtaacataaatatgataaaagagTTTGCTTTTGCTGCAAAAGCTTCAGTATAATGACCGTACCTATTTTTCGTAGAAGACATGTCCTAGATAAAATATCCAAAATAGAGTTCATAAATAATTTATCTTGAGCCTTCAAGTAGAAAGTTGAAAACAACACAATAGGTAAGAAAGTTGCTTTAGTATCATGCTCTGAAGTTTCCTGGTAGTTAGCTGACTCGTATCAAACATAGATGTAACTTTAGGAAGTTTGGTTGTGGAGGGAACAACCAATTTGTTTGAAAAGAATGTATGAAGCTAACCTTTTGAAGAACATGGTCAGATTGTTTCTTATAACCAGCTTAAGCATGGAAAGAATTAAGAGCTTCTCTGTGGGTGGATGGCACAAAGATAGAGCTCGTAATGTGCCAGGCTGAGACAGGCTTCTATATGATTCAGTAACATGAGGTGACCCTAAATAGTAGGCTCTCACAGTGCATATTTGTAGCTTTTACAAATGCTTCTGCAAGACACAGGAAATACCTCAAGATCAGTATTGCTAAAGCTTCTTTGGTACTTTGAACTGTCACATGCCAACCATCCCAATGCCACCATTGCTTGGGTCATTTCAGTAGCCTGAAAAGCACCTCTCCCGTCAATGCATCCGCAGCCCATGGTGCATCAACTGCTACCAGATCTGCTAATCAGTTTCCAGTCAACTCTTATCATGGCCACCCTCCTAACTGTAGTTGATGAAGATACACATTCACAGCTCGTCTCCTTCCATGATTTTCACATGGAATTATACTTCCATGGCATCACCATTTGCCTGACGCGACCACTGCCACTGGCATCATCTGGAATCCCAACTGGAAGATTGGCTGGAGTGTGATGATGGGAAGATGCAGATGTTGCTGGCTTACATTTCCTTGCCGCTTTCTTCTCTGCTTCCGATCACAGAGGTCAGGGAGAATGACAATCCTCCTCGATTGGTAAAGCGTGGTAATGGTTACGATCTGGAGAGGGTATGCTTTTTAGATACGTTTGAGGTGGCTTTGGATCTGTTGTTTAAAATTAGGGCCCGAAGTATGACTATTTTGGAAAGTTAATTAGTTCTGAATATCATTGAATTTTGAAGGTGGTTGGGAATCCATTTGAAGCCAAATGATGCTGGATAAAATTTTGAAGCCACTATTGATAAGTTGGAGTTCCTTTGGGTTACAGttcaattttatatttatatagtgGTCTAGAAATAGAAAGCTAAGGGGAAATGTCAAGAACTGTTGAAATTTGAGAAGTTTTGAATTCAATACTTTTGGTGGAGTATTGCCTTATTTGTTAGTCTTTTCTCTTATCTTTTTtctcttatattttttattagtaaaacttAAACTGAGGTTGTGAAGATCATTGAATCTCAATCTGAATGGTCCATGCGAATTTACCAAAATCAGCCTGAAACCATTGTAGGGCCTTCCCTGAGTGAAATTAATAAATTTGTAACACTTGAGTCTTAGCCTTGGTCCCAAAAAGTTGAGCAATTTTTATGCAGCATACCTCCATAGCACATTTTTGCTACAATGGTTTGTTGCTCAGAAACTTGGTTAACTACAATTTGCTAGTGAACTTGGTCAGTGACTAAGAAGAAAGGGAGGGTCAGGAAGATGCCATCTATCCAGTGTTTCCCACTCAGTCTACTGCTAGTATGCTGTTACCACTGGGAACTgaaaggaggaagagagagatggAGATGCAGCCATTACTTTCATGATAAGTTTTTAGTTTCAAAGAAACCCTCCTACCAAGTCTGTTAAttctttcatgattttttttccaaTTAAGACAATATCTAATTAGTAAACAACTTGCCTATCCTATACTATAACCATATCAAGGCTCTTCGGTATCAGAAAGACTAAAAAAGAGATTATAATCTCCCTAAAATATCTAGGAAGTTTAAGGATAAAATttgttaaaaattattaaaatagaaaTCCTATTATACTCTTGTTCTAACTAGAGAACTAACAGATCCTACATGTCCTCTTTCAATTTTAATTGAAGTATATCATATGGGCCGGTGTATCACTTTGTTCTGTCTTTCCCATGGATGGTTTGAGTTTTGGCTTAGTACTTCATGATTTAAGTGAAACCTAAGGGCATTGCATTTTCTGGGTAGCTTTCAAATTGCATCAGGGGACCATTCTATGGGCATTATTCTTCTGGACTTGTTAAAATTTCAGAATCTGCCATAAACAAGCCAAAGGCTTTTATATTTATTGTGGTCTTTACCAATTTACTTTCTCCATGCCATGGTTTCCTTTTTTAGGTAGTAGTTATCCTTTAATTAAATTTATAGTTTTGGAAGTTAATTTTGGTTTGTTGTTGAGCATAGACATATCTTTTATGTTTTCTTTGACATTGACCAGTGTGAATGCTTGCATGTTCCAACTATGAATTTACAAACTTATATATTTGTTTGTTGTTCTTACTGAACACCGGTGTTAATTCTTGCAAGTTCCAATTATGAATTTACAAACTTGTGTATCTTTGTTTGTTGCTCTTACTGAAGGTGGCATTTTAGTTCATCTTTTTATTCCTTCTTTAGCTTTTGTTTGGTTTGCCCCTTAACCCTACTTGCAATGAATGCTTTCCTTGAATTTTTTTCCCTATCCGTTTGGCCCTTTAAGGATTGCACCACAAAATATCATTTATTCTTTAGAATTGAATCATTTCCAAAATCAAGCATTGCTTTCTTCTACGTGTTTGAATACATATTTTCTAATCTTTTGTCCACCATTTGGTGCATGATTTTATTATCATTCCACTATTAACGATTGCATAAGTTAATCTCCTTTTTTATTGTTGAACCTCAGGCATCAATCAAGTGCAATGGTTGCGTTCCGCAATTTTGATGAGGAGTCAAAACGATCTGCTGTTTGGGAATCAAATGAAAGTTCTGCATCAACAGCCAATGGTTCCCGTGATAACCTTGCTTCTTTATATAGTCCACCTTTTGCTTTGATGTACCAAGGATCTTTTGACCAGGTGAGCAAAATATGTTGCAGAGCTCTCTTGTTTCTTAGTTAAACAGTAGTGTTTCTTCTATTAATTCAAACGACAAATTTTTCTACTTGTTTAGATAAGGTTGGAAATCTTGGTGATCGATAACCAGATTGGTACAATTTCAATATGAAATCTGTGTACCAACACTCAGTACGGGTTGATATGGCACCTGctgaagagaaagagggagagaagaggggaggaagaggaggtggaagAGAGGGGGAGGGAGGGTTTTAAAGACCAAGAACATGGATTTACCACTTTGGAGATCCATTTTACactattttattaaatttatgataGAATGTCCACTTGTTGCACATCGCAATTTCATTTTTCTTACTTGTGGATCACTTTGTAACACTTGACTGGAGTTTCATCTGTCGCACATAAATTAATAATGTGGTAGTAGATGAGGAACCCATGTCACGATTTGACCTGTGAGCTGGACCCTGCCTTCTTGTTCTGTGCTGAACAGGAGACTCTGCTTAGACATCCttttttttaaacataaaatGCTTGATTCTTTCAGCTGAAAGTTATATTGGAAGATATTGGAAATTCTTTTGAGAGCCTTAAGGCCCCCCTGCAAAAGGGAACATGACCATCACATCACCATTATGCATGGAGTTTTGCCTGCTATTTCATCCCTTCTCATGTGCTAATCAGATGTTGGAGAATGGGATCATCAGGCCACCTCATTGTCCTGACTCATCCTCGATATTGCTAGTGAAGAAAAAAGGTAGGACTTGATGCTTTTACATAGACTAGAGGAAGTTAATGACCTTAGAGTGAAGAACTACATTCCAGTGATGGATGATTTGTTGGTTAAGTGGAGCTTGCTACTTTCCAATGATGAATCTTTAGTTGGCCTACTATTTAGATTTGTGTCTAGTCAGATGATATGGAGATGACAATTTTTAGGGCCCCCAATGGCATTACAAGTTCTTGGTCATGCCCTTTGGGTTGACCAAAAGACCATTGACTTTCTGGGGTCTCATATATACATCTTAGTCTGCATTTGCAGATCTGTTGTCTTTTTGACGTTTTTTTTTGTTCTACAATCCGACCTGGAATGAACAATTGAGTAGCTGTTGGAGATTTTACATTAGCACCATGTCTTATAATATTGAGCAAGTGCACTATAAATTTCGCATTAGTAAGTTGCTCGAGGCACATCAATAGTGATATAGGTTGCGTTGGACTGGCCCATTCCCAACTGACCAGTTTCTGCATATGGTTTGTCTGTGGATGTGGACAATCGACAGCACTCTTAATGACTCTTCTGATGAAGGATAGTTTCTCTTATATGTGACGTTTCAAAACTATGAAGAAGGCTACAGTATCCAGATGCATGCTTGTGCTTCCATGTTTTGATAGGTCATTTGATATCAAGATAGATGCTTCTGATATGGGGATTGATTGACGTATTGATTCTTTATCATCAGAAATCTGTATTTCCTGAAGCAGTTCATTGACCTCAATAAAGTGAAAGCATGTGTTTTCTCACATGATTGAGGTGGATCCAATTGTATGAGCTGTTTCGTGACTGGACTTTATGACTTTAATCATGTCATATTAAGAATGATATGAGCTTCTTTTAATCATCTTATTCTGTAAATATCAATTGGATTTTGTAACCCTGATGTATTTCTTCTATGCATTATTGGTTGCGCTGCTTCATTGTTTGTGTAGGCAAAGATCGAGGCTTCCCTTCAGGGTAAGTGGTTATTAATCAATTTGCAGTCCAATGAAGAATTCAGCTCACACATGGTAATTGTCTTTaacttgtgttttttttttctgtgatttAATTTTTACGAGATTGTCACGTTATGCTCTGTGTTGAAGCTTAACCGTGATACATGGTCCAATGAAGCTGTGGCACAAACAATTCGGACCAATTTCATCTTCTGGCAGGTTAGTCTGTTTTATTTATAGTGCATATATTAGTGTAGACATCTGATTTCCTTGGGTATTTACCTTATCAACTATCAAATCAATTGCGGGTTCTATTTGATTTGGCAATTTCTTAAGACTTAGTCACAGTTCCCTATTTATCTGTTTGGAGTTCTTGCTGCTTTATGTTGCATTTGTTATGAGAATCTCAGGTGTACTATGATACTAGTGAGGGGAAGAAGGTCTGCACCTACTACAACTTGATTACTCTTCCTGCTGTTCTTGTCATCGATCCCATTACTGGACAAAAAATGCGCGCATGGAGTGGTATGGTACATCCAGAGCGTTTGCTGGAGGTACTAGTAATACAAAGTTCGGGTGACCTGTAATTACATTAGTGATCCTGTAGGATCTGAGCCTACTAGCAAACTGCTCATGCAGATTTATTAAACTAAGAGCTGTGTTTTTGGTTCTTCCTTAATTATGATAGCCTTTTCTATGTAGGATTTGCTTCCATTTCTAGACAAAGGTCCCAAGGAGCATCATACTTTTCTTCCTCAGAAACGTCCAAGAGTTGcccatgattctgctcctaataacATACTAGGTAAGTCAGACAATGCTTATTCTATAAAACAGATTTCTTgaactaaattttttatttactttatgCTCCTTATCGACTGCTGTTTATGGTGCAGAAAAATTCATGTCTGCTTCCCGACAAggcacatgaatatatatatatatatatatatatatatagttttctttCTTGAACTTTTTGAAATACAAATAAACTAGAAAGGTCATTTAATTTTGCATCAAATAGGGCAAGCAAAATAATAGTGCTGTTGGCTTTAGCGACTATATTGTCACACTCCTGTGAACTAAAACTCAGTAAACAGTGAATAAGAAGCATATATGTCATAGACAAAAAAAATTTCAACTTGGTTTATCATAATTCACTACGTTCTCTTTGTTTTAGACAAAGAAGCCGTGGAGGAGGATGTAGAGGTTCTGCAGGCGATAGCAGCCTCCATGGAGGATGCCAAAAGCCCTCCTAGGCCACCTGTAACTGATGATGATCCTAAACCTGAGAAAGATGGTGAAACCAGCTCAAACGGAAACCTGACTTATCCACCTCTTCCTGAAGAACCAAAAGGAAGCAAAGAACTTTGCAGAGTCGGGATTCGTCTCCCAGATGGCTGTAGAATCCAGAGAAAATTTCTTCGAACTGATCCAATAAAGGTACCAGATGCAGTTGGAGTTTTCTATATACTTGCTCTCCATACCTCTCAGTCGAAGCTCCACATAA is a window from the Musa acuminata AAA Group cultivar baxijiao chromosome BXJ2-1, Cavendish_Baxijiao_AAA, whole genome shotgun sequence genome containing:
- the LOC135598485 gene encoding plant UBX domain-containing protein 7-like; amino-acid sequence: METLPTAADKQQLVSSFLEIALGQTPETATQFLQATGWKLEEALQLFYVGNEGGGLATSSFPPPPTGSPSEQENVMSSGSLVQGALEDEVRPPLPVKRDTLYGDTPLFRHQSSAMVAFRNFDEESKRSAVWESNESSASTANGSRDNLASLYSPPFALMYQGSFDQAKIEASLQGKWLLINLQSNEEFSSHMLNRDTWSNEAVAQTIRTNFIFWQVYYDTSEGKKVCTYYNLITLPAVLVIDPITGQKMRAWSGMVHPERLLEDLLPFLDKGPKEHHTFLPQKRPRVAHDSAPNNILDKEAVEEDVEVLQAIAASMEDAKSPPRPPVTDDDPKPEKDGETSSNGNLTYPPLPEEPKGSKELCRVGIRLPDGCRIQRKFLRTDPIKLLWSFCSSKLEDGQRRPFHFTQAIPGASKSLEYESNSNFEEAGLSNSMITLVWD